The following proteins come from a genomic window of Candidatus Methylomirabilis tolerans:
- a CDS encoding DUF3313 domain-containing protein: protein DYAMVQAPGPDVMRLRVGITEAGKNTPVLDQLTAVHPGSLLLSKGKKALAGTESFVGKATIEAEVTDSQTGELLAAGVDRRGGGKYAWKSLRRWTDVEEAYAYWAKKFRWRACVLRGEAKCELPED from the coding sequence AAGACTATGCAATGGTACAGGCACCAGGACCGGATGTGATGCGACTGCGCGTCGGCATTACAGAGGCCGGCAAGAATACCCCGGTGCTGGATCAACTCACCGCCGTCCATCCGGGTAGCCTGCTGTTGTCGAAAGGCAAGAAAGCGCTCGCCGGCACCGAGTCGTTTGTCGGCAAGGCGACGATCGAAGCGGAGGTGACCGACAGCCAGACCGGTGAACTGCTGGCTGCCGGGGTCGATCGGCGGGGCGGCGGCAAGTATGCCTGGAAGTCGCTGCGTCGATGGACAGATGTCGAAGAGGCCTACGCCTATTGGGCCAAGAAATTCCGCTGGCGGGCCTGCGTGCTGCGAGGCGAGGCGAAATGTGAGCTGCCGGAAGATTAG